The Latilactobacillus sakei subsp. sakei DSM 20017 = JCM 1157 genome includes a window with the following:
- a CDS encoding iron-sulfur cluster biosynthesis family protein, which yields MVLKITAAAQEKIQKQMTTDQALLLDLNDGVGPFSKVGFCSLDTDFRLLIVPNDADLKSYTETFDSEMGPIHYKAYTADYFDGHEVLDLDEKRQVLTLVNNSGVVDNRVPIIVFDHEKITE from the coding sequence ATGGTATTAAAAATAACAGCAGCAGCTCAAGAGAAGATTCAAAAACAGATGACGACTGATCAAGCATTATTACTCGACTTAAATGACGGTGTCGGCCCCTTCTCAAAGGTTGGTTTTTGTTCATTAGATACTGATTTTCGTTTATTAATTGTACCAAATGATGCAGATCTAAAGAGCTATACAGAAACGTTTGACTCGGAAATGGGCCCTATTCACTATAAGGCATATACGGCCGACTATTTTGACGGTCACGAGGTCCTCGATTTAGATGAAAAACGCCAAGTATTAACCTTAGTTAATAACAGCGGTGTCGTTGATAACCGGGTGCCAATTATCGTTTTTGATCATGAAAAAATAACAGAATAG
- a CDS encoding DUF3290 domain-containing protein, with product MFFYRYSYFINQNDFEFYFKILLSLLVGSLILIFFVQYLRHRSDSKYRDLLIIFVLVGVLLGGIQYTRVEQLNTAHSQQAQMTQFMKSIAQAQKVPVKSVSVNATSLQQNMVVKVHQHYYQVVFDNNFTSYQLKKAQVINPKITYQQ from the coding sequence ATGTTTTTTTATCGCTATTCTTATTTCATCAATCAAAATGATTTCGAGTTCTATTTCAAAATATTACTCTCACTGCTCGTTGGGAGTTTAATTCTCATTTTCTTTGTCCAATACCTACGCCACCGGTCCGATTCAAAATATCGGGACCTCTTGATTATCTTCGTCTTAGTCGGCGTTTTGCTCGGTGGCATTCAGTATACAAGAGTGGAGCAGCTCAACACTGCGCACTCACAACAAGCACAAATGACGCAGTTCATGAAGAGCATTGCTCAGGCACAGAAAGTACCGGTCAAATCGGTTTCCGTCAACGCCACTTCACTTCAACAAAATATGGTCGTCAAAGTTCATCAGCACTACTATCAAGTGGTTTTCGACAATAACTTTACCAGTTACCAACTAAAAAAAGCACAAGTCATCAATCCTAAAATAACCTACCAACAATAA
- a CDS encoding DUF421 domain-containing protein, producing MPSYLDITIKLILGFFCLVLQINLSGKGNLAPSSGIDQLQNYVLGGIVGGMIYNADISFIQFFLVLLIWTLIVFTMKFLTTHNQRIKRWVIGVPQTIITNGRIDAQTAAKNSLSAQDLAFKLRIAGISDIRTVQRAILEQNGQLTITQKGDATIKYPLIMDGQINVDALSLIDKDEDWLLADVAQQGYELQQIYMANYLDHQIVITAY from the coding sequence ATGCCATCTTATTTAGATATCACAATTAAACTTATTCTCGGTTTTTTCTGCCTCGTTTTACAAATTAACCTCTCTGGTAAGGGTAACTTAGCCCCTTCCAGTGGGATCGATCAACTTCAAAATTACGTCCTCGGCGGGATTGTCGGCGGTATGATTTATAACGCCGATATCTCGTTTATCCAATTTTTCCTCGTGCTCTTAATCTGGACGCTGATTGTCTTCACCATGAAATTCCTAACCACACATAATCAACGAATTAAACGTTGGGTAATTGGTGTTCCCCAAACGATTATCACTAATGGCCGCATCGATGCCCAAACAGCTGCCAAAAACAGCTTGTCAGCCCAAGATCTCGCTTTTAAACTCAGAATTGCCGGGATTAGCGATATTCGGACCGTTCAACGAGCAATTCTAGAACAAAACGGCCAACTGACGATTACCCAAAAAGGCGACGCAACAATCAAATACCCACTGATTATGGATGGGCAAATCAACGTCGATGCATTAAGTTTAATCGACAAAGATGAAGACTGGTTACTCGCTGATGTCGCCCAACAAGGGTACGAACTACAACAGATCTACATGGCCAATTATCTCGACCATCAAATTGTCATCACGGCTTATTAA
- the nrdI gene encoding class Ib ribonucleoside-diphosphate reductase assembly flavoprotein NrdI → MITNLSILYISLAGNTRSFVSDLQDYAQQQHTTNPALPTISLTEISDATPFKDETEPFYAFVPTYLDGGNGIDNGVKELMTNSLGEYIAYGRNADLCYGVIGSGNRNFNEQYCLTAKRYAEQFNVPFIADYELRGNSRDVGRIYMLLVANAQKHA, encoded by the coding sequence ATGATCACTAATCTATCCATTTTATATATTTCACTAGCTGGTAATACCCGTTCTTTTGTTTCCGATTTACAAGACTATGCGCAACAACAACATACCACTAACCCGGCTTTGCCTACTATTTCATTAACTGAGATTTCAGATGCAACCCCCTTTAAGGATGAAACAGAACCTTTTTACGCTTTTGTGCCCACATACTTAGATGGTGGCAATGGTATCGATAATGGCGTCAAAGAATTGATGACCAACAGCTTAGGCGAATATATCGCTTATGGGCGTAATGCTGATTTATGTTACGGCGTGATTGGCAGCGGCAATCGTAATTTCAACGAACAGTATTGCTTAACTGCTAAACGCTATGCCGAACAATTTAACGTCCCCTTCATCGCGGATTACGAACTCCGCGGTAACTCACGTGATGTTGGCCGAATCTACATGTTATTAGTCGCTAATGCGCAAAAACACGCTTAG
- a CDS encoding HAD hydrolase-like protein, which translates to MTKGTVLFDLDGTIADSQKGIINALEYMIEELALPTQTTAQLISFIGPPLNETIMRVFGLDEAATQQAIKTFQEYYAPKGLYENELYPGMHETLAALQAQDLQLAIATSKPEPFAKKIIDHLELTPYFSGVYGASVDETTRVKKADVITYALAELGLSTKTEPLLMVGDRQNDILGAKQNEMAAVGVSYGFGSIAELKKAGAVQIVTQPTDLITTLPANLKL; encoded by the coding sequence ATGACAAAAGGAACAGTTTTATTTGATTTAGATGGTACGATTGCCGACTCACAAAAGGGCATTATCAATGCCTTAGAGTACATGATTGAAGAATTGGCCTTGCCAACGCAAACGACGGCCCAATTAATTAGTTTTATTGGCCCACCACTTAACGAAACAATTATGAGAGTCTTTGGTTTAGATGAAGCAGCGACGCAACAGGCGATTAAAACATTCCAAGAATATTATGCGCCTAAAGGCTTATATGAAAATGAACTTTATCCAGGCATGCACGAAACATTGGCAGCCTTACAAGCACAAGATTTACAATTGGCGATTGCAACGTCTAAACCTGAACCTTTTGCCAAGAAGATTATCGACCACTTAGAGTTAACGCCTTACTTTAGCGGTGTCTACGGTGCAAGTGTTGATGAAACAACGCGGGTTAAAAAAGCGGATGTTATCACTTATGCGTTGGCAGAACTTGGTTTATCAACGAAGACCGAACCACTCTTGATGGTCGGCGATCGTCAAAATGATATCCTTGGTGCCAAACAAAATGAAATGGCGGCTGTTGGTGTCAGTTATGGTTTCGGGAGTATCGCCGAACTGAAAAAAGCCGGTGCGGTCCAAATTGTGACCCAACCGACTGATTTAATTACGACGTTACCCGCTAATTTGAAGCTCTAA
- a CDS encoding prolyl oligopeptidase family serine peptidase: MISIEERQFGAVSTLIVTPSGQEQTLLPTVFVYHGWTHRKESELMLANFLAKAGFRVVLPDAKYHGKRHGSQMFSELMFEFWQIVMQSVDEFGPLVAALQAEGLVDPERIGVTGTSMGGITTDAILARYPNVKVGVDKIGSPMPVAFAKWQTSQLPQSIQERYQDQIETTLADLAEYDLALNAERLAGRPLHFYHGTADPMVPYQFTADFITQITEDETPATSQVTLTTENNGQHKVSDEPQLDTVTFMQAHLK; this comes from the coding sequence ATGATTAGTATCGAAGAACGCCAATTTGGCGCCGTCAGCACGTTAATTGTGACGCCGAGTGGGCAAGAACAAACCTTGTTACCAACGGTATTTGTCTATCACGGTTGGACGCATCGGAAGGAATCTGAATTGATGTTGGCTAACTTTCTCGCTAAAGCAGGTTTTCGGGTTGTTTTACCGGACGCTAAGTATCATGGTAAACGTCACGGTAGCCAAATGTTTTCAGAATTAATGTTTGAATTCTGGCAGATTGTGATGCAATCAGTCGATGAATTTGGCCCATTAGTCGCTGCATTACAAGCGGAAGGCTTAGTTGACCCAGAACGGATTGGTGTTACTGGGACATCAATGGGCGGGATTACAACGGATGCTATTTTAGCTCGTTATCCCAACGTTAAAGTCGGGGTTGATAAGATTGGCTCACCAATGCCGGTTGCTTTTGCCAAATGGCAAACCAGTCAATTACCGCAATCGATTCAAGAACGATACCAAGATCAAATTGAAACGACACTCGCAGATTTAGCAGAATATGATTTGGCATTAAATGCTGAGCGCTTAGCGGGTCGTCCGCTCCATTTTTATCACGGGACCGCTGATCCAATGGTGCCCTACCAATTTACCGCTGATTTCATCACGCAGATTACTGAAGATGAAACACCGGCAACAAGCCAAGTTACATTGACGACTGAAAATAACGGTCAACACAAAGTATCTGACGAGCCCCAACTGGACACCGTCACATTTATGCAGGCCCATCTGAAATAA
- a CDS encoding DUF1129 domain-containing protein translates to MAKTEPAVETEQVDVDALSKQLSKKNADYLFKFKRALKEDDVSDEKQAEMLAEMLPEMLEAQHKGQPATQIYGPVSTKINQLLHAPKAPVKTSLQLQMLDNALIFLIMYLAFNGIAAQFSSKNSNAMIGITSIVITAAMAGVIMTYPMRYTQMPKEQRPPFWKMALIVVGLTLAFVAAYGVTILIPGFMNPVLPAWIQIVIAALLIVVRIYIKRRYKITGTFFG, encoded by the coding sequence TTGGCTAAGACAGAACCAGCAGTAGAAACAGAGCAAGTGGATGTTGACGCGCTCAGTAAACAATTAAGTAAGAAAAACGCGGACTATTTATTTAAATTCAAGCGTGCTTTAAAAGAAGATGATGTTTCAGACGAAAAACAAGCTGAAATGCTTGCTGAAATGTTACCCGAAATGCTTGAAGCGCAACACAAAGGACAACCCGCAACACAAATTTACGGGCCAGTCAGCACGAAGATTAATCAATTGTTACATGCGCCAAAAGCACCCGTTAAAACGAGTTTACAATTACAAATGCTGGATAATGCTTTGATTTTCTTGATTATGTATTTAGCTTTCAACGGGATTGCAGCGCAATTTTCAAGCAAGAATTCAAATGCAATGATTGGGATTACCTCAATCGTGATTACAGCTGCGATGGCCGGCGTTATCATGACTTATCCAATGCGCTATACACAAATGCCTAAGGAACAACGCCCACCATTCTGGAAGATGGCGTTAATCGTTGTCGGTTTAACCTTGGCCTTTGTCGCCGCGTATGGTGTGACAATCTTAATTCCAGGTTTCATGAACCCAGTCTTACCAGCATGGATTCAAATCGTGATTGCGGCATTATTAATCGTAGTTCGCATCTACATTAAGCGTCGTTATAAGATTACCGGCACTTTCTTCGGGTAG
- the ychF gene encoding redox-regulated ATPase YchF has product MSLTAGIVGLPNVGKSTLFNAITKAGAEMANYPFATIDPNVGMVEVPDKRLDRIQEIIPAKKIVPTTFEFTDIAGIVKGASKGEGLGNKFLENIRQVDAIVHVVRAFDDDNITSVTGTVDPLDDIDTINLELSLADLESVTKRYARVEKIARTKDKEALAEFEVLKKIKPVLEEGGSVRSIEFNEDEAKMVKGFFLLTSKPVLYVANIAEDAMGDPDSVDYVKQIQDFAAKEGAEVIAISARTEEEIASLDDADKAEFLEAEGVTESGLDKLIRASYHLLGLATFFTAGGKETRAWTFRQGMKAPQTAGVIHSDFERGFIRAETVSFADLDQYGSMQAVKEAGRLRLEGKEYMVEDGDIIEFRFNV; this is encoded by the coding sequence ATGTCATTAACTGCAGGAATTGTTGGGTTACCCAACGTCGGAAAATCAACTTTATTTAACGCCATTACTAAGGCCGGAGCCGAAATGGCGAACTACCCATTTGCGACTATCGATCCTAACGTTGGGATGGTTGAAGTGCCTGACAAACGTTTAGACCGGATTCAAGAAATCATTCCCGCTAAGAAGATTGTCCCAACGACTTTTGAATTTACCGATATCGCCGGGATTGTTAAGGGCGCTAGCAAGGGTGAAGGTTTAGGGAATAAATTCTTGGAAAACATTCGCCAAGTGGACGCTATCGTGCATGTTGTCCGTGCTTTTGACGATGATAATATCACGTCTGTAACGGGGACTGTTGATCCGTTAGACGATATCGATACAATTAACCTAGAACTTAGTTTAGCCGACTTAGAAAGCGTCACAAAGCGTTATGCGCGTGTTGAAAAGATTGCCCGCACTAAGGACAAAGAAGCTTTGGCTGAATTCGAAGTTTTAAAGAAAATCAAACCCGTTCTTGAAGAAGGTGGCTCAGTTCGTTCAATCGAATTTAACGAAGACGAAGCTAAGATGGTTAAGGGCTTCTTCCTATTAACATCAAAACCGGTCTTATACGTTGCCAACATCGCTGAAGATGCAATGGGCGATCCTGATAGCGTTGATTACGTTAAACAAATTCAAGATTTTGCAGCTAAAGAAGGCGCAGAAGTAATTGCGATTTCAGCAAGAACTGAAGAAGAAATTGCCTCATTAGATGACGCTGATAAAGCTGAATTTTTAGAAGCAGAAGGCGTTACTGAATCAGGTTTGGATAAATTAATCCGTGCTTCATACCACCTATTAGGACTTGCAACCTTCTTTACCGCTGGTGGCAAGGAAACCCGTGCTTGGACTTTCCGTCAAGGCATGAAAGCCCCACAAACTGCCGGTGTGATTCATTCCGACTTCGAACGGGGCTTCATCCGGGCCGAAACAGTTTCGTTTGCTGACCTTGACCAATACGGTTCAATGCAGGCTGTTAAAGAAGCTGGTCGTTTACGTCTTGAAGGTAAAGAATACATGGTCGAAGACGGCGACATTATCGAATTCAGATTCAACGTTTAA
- a CDS encoding DUF951 domain-containing protein: MYALGDLVQMKKQHACGTNRFEVVRLGMDIRIKCMGCGHAVLLPRREFEKKQKKVLVAAADVDVTTEPHYQLLSKGPNQTNF; the protein is encoded by the coding sequence ATGTATGCATTAGGCGATCTCGTTCAGATGAAAAAACAACATGCCTGTGGCACCAATCGTTTCGAAGTGGTCCGCTTAGGGATGGATATTCGAATTAAGTGTATGGGCTGCGGACACGCGGTCTTATTACCCCGCCGGGAATTTGAAAAGAAGCAAAAGAAAGTGTTGGTTGCAGCTGCCGATGTTGATGTAACAACGGAACCACATTATCAATTGTTGTCAAAAGGTCCCAATCAAACTAATTTTTAA
- a CDS encoding ParB/RepB/Spo0J family partition protein, protein MVNKNGKGLGRGLEAVFSAFEGPNKNRADELVEEIALEDIRPNPYQPRKTFDEAALAELAASIKKSGVFQPIIVRKSINGYELIAGERRFRASKLAGKTTIPAITRQFDEEAMMEIAVLENLQREDLTPLEEAQAYDTLLKKLNLTQAELSERLGKSRPYIANYLRLLGLPADVKQLLQEGQLSMGQARTLLSLKKKSQISALAKRTIAESLTVRQLEQLVNQMNQTKAAKVAKTKIKSPYIQASENQLVDKFDTKVNIAMNSKGRGKIEIDYGTVEDLNRILALLDVNID, encoded by the coding sequence ATGGTCAATAAAAATGGTAAAGGACTCGGTCGAGGACTCGAAGCTGTTTTTTCAGCATTTGAAGGACCCAATAAGAATCGTGCGGATGAACTCGTTGAAGAGATTGCCCTCGAGGATATTCGTCCTAATCCTTATCAACCACGTAAAACGTTTGATGAAGCGGCACTAGCGGAACTTGCTGCTTCCATTAAAAAATCAGGCGTTTTCCAACCGATTATTGTGCGTAAAAGCATTAATGGTTACGAATTAATCGCTGGCGAACGTCGTTTCCGTGCTTCTAAATTAGCTGGCAAAACTACGATTCCAGCGATTACCCGTCAATTCGATGAAGAAGCGATGATGGAAATTGCAGTCTTGGAAAATCTTCAACGGGAAGATTTAACACCGCTAGAAGAAGCGCAAGCCTACGACACCCTTTTGAAGAAGTTAAACTTAACGCAAGCTGAATTGTCAGAACGCTTAGGCAAGAGTCGCCCTTACATTGCCAATTACTTACGCCTGTTGGGCTTGCCAGCAGATGTTAAGCAATTGTTGCAAGAAGGCCAACTCTCAATGGGACAAGCACGGACGCTTTTATCATTGAAGAAAAAGAGTCAAATTAGCGCCCTCGCCAAGCGGACGATTGCCGAAAGTTTAACGGTGCGCCAATTAGAACAACTCGTCAACCAAATGAATCAAACCAAAGCGGCTAAAGTCGCTAAGACTAAGATTAAATCACCTTACATTCAAGCTAGTGAAAACCAATTAGTTGATAAATTCGATACCAAGGTTAATATTGCGATGAACAGTAAGGGCCGGGGGAAAATCGAAATTGATTACGGCACGGTAGAGGATTTAAACCGAATCTTGGCTTTACTAGATGTCAATATTGATTAG